The segment AATACCTGGGCGAGTACCCCCGGCACATCAGGAACTCCCAGAATACTGATCCGGGCCACATTCTTGTCATACGCAATTCCGCTAACCACTACACCCTGCTCCATGCTTGCTTCCTCCTTCACCACCGTACCTTCATTATGGTTAAAGCTTGATCTGACGACCAGCTTCACTTGATATCGTTTGGCATATTCCACGGCACGCGGATGCAGCACTGCTGCCCCGAGATTCGCCAGCTCCAGCATCTCGTCATAGGAGATTTCCTTCAGCTTGCGCGCCGTCTTCACAATCCGCGGGTCAGTCGAGTAGATTCCGTCTACATCGGTGTAAATCTCGCAGACATCCGCCTTGATGGCTGCTGCCAGCGCAACCGCTGTCGTATCTGAGCCTCCGCGGCCCAGCGTAGTGATCTCGCCATCCAGTGTCATGCCCTGGAAGCCGGCTACAATCACAATCTGCTCCCGCTCCAGCGACTCCAGCACCCGGCGCGGAACAATCTCACTGATCCGTGCCCGGCCGTGGGTCTCATCGGTACGGAACCCGGCCTGCCAGCCTGTATAGGATACGGCATTCCGGCCGATCCCGTGAAGCGCGATCGACAGAAGCGCTACGGAGATCTGCTCCCCGGTAGTCATCAGCATATCCATCTCGCGTGCGGGGGGCTGACCGTTCAGCTGATTCGCCTGATCGATCAGATCATCTGTGGTATCTCCCATAGCGGAGACCACCACCACGCAGCGATGTCCTTCATCCTGCTTGGCTGCGATCCGCCCGGCGACCCGCTTCATACGTTCAATGTCGCCGACGGAGCTGCCCCCGAATTTCATGACATAAAGTGACAAAGTTCCATTCACTCCCTATTTCGCTCTATAGTAGCTTAAATTTTGGTTAATGCTTTAACACAGTATAATACGAAAATCATAACATGCGTTAATGGTTTCACAAAATAAAATGCCCATTTTTGATGAACCCGGCCATAACCCCGAACCTTCACGACCTAAATCAGGTGCACTAGTGCACCTCAATCGCTCGTCCAGCCCGCTCCGGCCCAATTCTGGTGCACTAGTGCACCTCATTCGCTCATCCAGCCCGCTTTGGCTCAATTCAAGTGCACTAGTGCACCTAATTCGCTCATCCAGCCCGCTCCGGCCCAATTCAGGTGCACTAGTGCACCTCATTCGCTCATCCAGCCCGCTTTAGCCCAATTCAGGGGCACTATTGCTCCTCATTACTCCCTTCACTCCACATTCTGCCCCACCTGAGACGTCCGCCAGAGGGATTTATCCCTTTTATTCCTAATGCGCCGACCGTTTTCTGCGAATCTGAGGGATTTATCCCTTTGATTTACCCTTCATGTCCACTTTTAGCTTAATCTGAGGGATTTATCCCTTTAATCCCTCCGTTCAGCTAACATTCCACTAAA is part of the Paenibacillus sp. FSL M7-0420 genome and harbors:
- a CDS encoding aspartate kinase, with the translated sequence MSLYVMKFGGSSVGDIERMKRVAGRIAAKQDEGHRCVVVVSAMGDTTDDLIDQANQLNGQPPAREMDMLMTTGEQISVALLSIALHGIGRNAVSYTGWQAGFRTDETHGRARISEIVPRRVLESLEREQIVIVAGFQGMTLDGEITTLGRGGSDTTAVALAAAIKADVCEIYTDVDGIYSTDPRIVKTARKLKEISYDEMLELANLGAAVLHPRAVEYAKRYQVKLVVRSSFNHNEGTVVKEEASMEQGVVVSGIAYDKNVARISILGVPDVPGVLAQVFGKLADEGVDVDIIVQSGVQNKTADFSFTVALGDLVKAKEVIEELHSVLPYREVTSEDSLVKVSIVGAGMVSHPGVAAKMFEVISNEGVSIKMVSTSEIKVSCVIESGNLQQIIQALHTAYNLDTQEQAFVGGPQDRR